The following are from one region of the Polycladomyces subterraneus genome:
- a CDS encoding ATP-binding protein: MQVVGVTTQQEVYVVSRERKFRINEILVIEDPALNYPRGEVVETLSYNRLIPMGLDRSLVDTQVIRSLEQIGYDIGSDELNLAKLRLFSEAPHPVRTGCPVREPRFDEVRGLLVKTTPAEGMVLGEIRGTEALADTLDEDLRDQVHIVEDGVMRPQAGVPFLFDIRAMQQYPHIGIFGGSGSGKSFGLRVMLEELMKLGIPTVVFDPHFEMDFSETVPELADYAPDFTNRWLAVQIGQHVGIDFSSLSTRDLQGLLGAAGGSVTESMVNVVQMLHKKKDSFRTFSDRLNNVAQALEEGKQGLERRLHGGDIDPVEAEKIKDLLALYQQYNSLPLASLKGVQWRLNRLEKAGLFQQDIRPIERALEQGRLVVVQGSAWLLQVFATYVIGALYRKRREYKDARMNGEDGRFFPPFLIVTDEAHNFAPKGVDSPAKAILKEIAQEGRKYGVFLVFATQRPTLLDETITAQLNTKFVFRTVRGTDIATLREETDLTPEEGKRLPYLRSGDTFVSSAVFGRTVFMRVRAAYTRSPHVTNPFEELQSIRQEQDENVLNVLLALLPLFDTDLLDAVAHVNRECGLTWDVPRLKQELDRLAAEGRIAKKESPFVTRYDAVR, encoded by the coding sequence ATGCAAGTGGTCGGCGTAACGACACAGCAGGAAGTGTACGTGGTATCGAGGGAACGCAAATTCCGCATCAACGAGATTCTGGTGATCGAGGATCCGGCGCTGAACTACCCGCGCGGGGAAGTGGTCGAAACCCTTTCTTACAACCGTCTGATACCCATGGGTCTCGATCGTTCGCTGGTAGACACACAGGTGATCCGTTCGTTGGAACAGATCGGTTATGATATCGGTTCGGATGAGTTGAACCTGGCCAAATTACGTTTGTTTTCCGAGGCGCCTCATCCGGTTCGGACCGGATGCCCTGTACGGGAACCCCGGTTTGACGAAGTACGCGGCTTGTTGGTGAAGACAACGCCGGCAGAAGGGATGGTCTTGGGGGAAATCCGCGGGACGGAAGCGTTGGCGGATACGTTGGATGAAGATCTGAGGGACCAGGTGCACATCGTCGAAGACGGGGTCATGCGACCGCAGGCGGGCGTACCTTTTTTGTTCGACATCCGTGCGATGCAGCAGTATCCGCATATCGGGATTTTTGGCGGGTCGGGTTCCGGGAAATCGTTCGGTTTGCGGGTGATGCTGGAAGAGCTGATGAAACTGGGGATTCCCACGGTAGTGTTCGATCCGCACTTTGAGATGGATTTCAGCGAGACGGTACCGGAGTTGGCAGACTATGCCCCGGATTTCACCAATCGCTGGTTGGCCGTGCAGATCGGACAGCATGTGGGGATTGATTTTTCCTCGTTGTCCACCCGTGATTTGCAGGGATTGCTCGGTGCCGCCGGTGGCAGTGTGACGGAATCGATGGTGAATGTGGTGCAAATGTTGCACAAGAAAAAGGATTCGTTTCGCACGTTCAGCGACCGGCTGAACAATGTGGCCCAGGCTTTGGAAGAAGGCAAACAGGGGCTGGAGCGCCGGTTGCACGGCGGTGACATCGACCCAGTGGAAGCGGAGAAGATCAAAGACTTGCTGGCATTGTATCAACAGTACAACAGTTTGCCGCTCGCTTCGCTCAAAGGGGTTCAATGGCGGCTTAATCGGCTGGAAAAGGCGGGATTGTTCCAGCAGGACATCCGGCCGATCGAGCGGGCGTTGGAACAAGGCAGGTTGGTGGTGGTACAGGGTTCGGCCTGGTTGTTGCAGGTGTTTGCCACATATGTGATCGGTGCGTTGTACCGCAAAAGGCGGGAGTACAAAGATGCCCGGATGAACGGGGAGGACGGTCGGTTTTTCCCGCCGTTTCTCATCGTAACGGACGAAGCGCACAATTTCGCCCCGAAAGGGGTGGACTCACCGGCCAAGGCAATTTTAAAGGAAATTGCCCAAGAAGGCCGAAAATATGGTGTTTTCCTGGTATTTGCCACCCAACGTCCCACCCTCTTGGACGAGACGATCACGGCGCAGTTGAACACCAAATTCGTCTTCCGTACTGTACGCGGCACCGACATCGCCACGTTGCGGGAAGAGACCGACTTGACACCAGAAGAGGGGAAGCGGTTGCCGTACTTGCGCTCCGGCGATACGTTCGTTTCCTCCGCCGTGTTCGGCCGTACCGTGTTCATGAGGGTGCGGGCGGCCTACACCCGGAGTCCGCATGTCACCAATCCGTTTGAGGAATTGCAGTCGATCCGACAGGAACAGGACGAAAACGTACTGAACGTGTTGCTGGCGCTATTGCCGCTGTTTGACACCGACCTGCTGGATGCGGTGGCACATGTGAACCGGGAGTGCGGCCTGACATGGGACGTGCCCCGATTGAAGCAGGAGCTGGACCGATTGGCGGCTGAGGGGCGTATCGCGAAAAAGGAGTCCCCGTTCGTTACGCGGTATGATGCGGTGCGGTAA
- a CDS encoding FTR1 family iron permease, whose product MDVQAFLITFREVLEALLIVGLITSYLKRVGASHFNKWVWTGAAAAVVASFFVALIFQVVLTGFQVMGSEIYLKITIMLISSVLLTQMVLWMADQSKGMKGRLESRLSDILTTGSVIGMIIHAFLVVVREGVETVFFFVGISGGQIDKAITSWGALFGVVVAGVVSYLFFRGTMKFSLQTFFRVTGAMIVLIAAGLLVQAIGMMQDIGLMKSAMPHVYNLDWFMPEHPVDEAHYVREHGTHPLISGNVGIFFKTLLGYSHSPSIEQILAYLGYFAVVFSWVRFKRRAVAPSTTIRTEQPVAARNGELRDASDSAKASRQYRQSAAVVRRAN is encoded by the coding sequence TTGGATGTGCAGGCGTTCTTGATCACGTTTCGCGAAGTATTGGAAGCACTGTTGATTGTCGGATTGATCACTTCCTATCTCAAACGAGTAGGAGCGAGCCACTTCAACAAATGGGTGTGGACGGGAGCAGCTGCCGCCGTAGTGGCCAGCTTTTTCGTTGCACTCATTTTCCAAGTGGTGCTGACCGGTTTTCAAGTAATGGGAAGCGAGATTTATCTGAAGATCACCATCATGCTGATCTCATCCGTCCTCTTAACACAAATGGTGTTGTGGATGGCCGACCAGAGCAAAGGGATGAAGGGACGTCTGGAGAGCAGGTTGAGTGACATCCTTACCACCGGTAGTGTTATCGGCATGATCATTCACGCGTTTTTGGTGGTCGTGCGCGAAGGCGTGGAAACCGTCTTTTTCTTCGTCGGCATTTCGGGCGGACAGATTGACAAAGCCATCACGAGCTGGGGAGCGTTGTTTGGTGTGGTGGTCGCCGGTGTGGTTTCCTATCTGTTTTTCCGTGGGACGATGAAATTTTCCCTGCAGACCTTTTTCCGTGTGACAGGTGCGATGATCGTACTGATTGCTGCCGGCCTGCTGGTACAGGCGATCGGCATGATGCAGGACATCGGCTTGATGAAAAGTGCGATGCCGCATGTGTACAATCTCGACTGGTTTATGCCGGAACATCCGGTGGATGAGGCGCATTACGTCCGGGAGCACGGCACACATCCGCTGATCAGTGGCAATGTCGGGATTTTCTTCAAAACACTGCTCGGTTACAGCCACAGCCCCTCTATCGAGCAAATTCTCGCCTATCTCGGTTATTTTGCCGTCGTATTCAGCTGGGTTCGGTTCAAAAGACGTGCCGTTGCGCCGTCAACGACCATTCGCACCGAACAGCCGGTTGCCGCTCGCAATGGGGAACTGAGAGATGCTTCCGATTCAGCTAAAGCGTCCCGGCAATACAGACAGTCTGCGGCTGTCGTGAGAAGGGCAAACTGA